The following coding sequences are from one Gopherus flavomarginatus isolate rGopFla2 chromosome 23, rGopFla2.mat.asm, whole genome shotgun sequence window:
- the LOC127039763 gene encoding serine-rich adhesin for platelets-like: TGTSSSPSESSSTTSAESTTGTSSSPSESSTTTSAESTMGTTSSPSESSPTTSAESTMGTTSFPSESSPTTSAESTTGTSFSPSESSSMTSAESTTKTSSSSSETSPMTSAESTTGTSFSPSESSPMTLAESTTVPSSSPSKSSSTTLTGSTIVPFSSPSESSPMTSTESTTGTSSSSSENSPTTLAKSTMGTTSSPSESSPMTLANPTTGTSSWPSEIRPTISAESTTGPSSSPSKSSSTTLTGSTTFPFSSPSESSPMTSAESSTGISSSTHESSPMTSAKSTTGTSSSPSKSSSTTLTESTTGPFSSPSESSPMTSAESTTGTSSSSSESSTTTSVESTTGTSSWSSESSLMTLAESTTGTSFSSSESSLMTLAESTTGTSSSSSESSPMTSAKSTTGTSSSPSESSTTTSAELTTGTTSSPSESRPMTSAKSTTGPSSSASENSPTTSAESTTGTSSSPSESSTTTSAESTMGTTSSPSESSPTTSAESTMGTTSFPSESSPTTSAESTTGTSFSPSESSPMTSAESTTKTSSLSSESSPMTSAESTTGTSFSPSGSSPMTLAKPTTGTSSWPSEIRPTISTESTTGPSSSPSMSSSTTLTGSTTVPFSLPSESSPMTSAESSTGISSSTHESSPMTSAKPTTGTSSSPSESSPTILAESTTGTSSSPRESSPMTSAVSTTGTCSSSSGSSPTTLAKSTMGPSSSPSESRTTTSAESTTGTSSSPSRSSPTILAESTTGTSSSPSESSPTTSAESTMGTTSSLRESSPTISVKTTMVTSSSLNENISTPSAESTTGFSSTHSESSHTTIAETTTGTSSSPSESSHTTSAGSTTGPSFSPSESISMTSFAPTSGTSSSDSESIRTTSAESTTGASSPSESSPTTSAAPTTGTSSSLSESNTTSSTESTMGLSSSPSENSTTTSAESTTGTSSSPSKSRTTTSAESTTGTSSSPSECSPTTSTESTTGPSSSPSERSPKTSAESTTGPSSSPSDSSPTTSTESTTGTSSSPSESSTTTLAKPTTGTSSWPSEIRPTISTESTTGPSSSPSKSSSTTLTGSTTGPFSSPSESSPMTSAESSTGISSSTHESSPMTSAKPTTGTSSSPRESISMTSSESTTGISSSTHESRPMTSAKPTTGTSLSPQESSRTTSAESTSGTFSSPSKTRATTSAEPTIATSSSHSQSIPTTSAESSTGTSASPSQSRLMSSTETTTGTSSSPSESSHTTMAETTTGTSTSHSESISMTSAKPTRGTSSLPKDSSHTTSSESSTGTFYSHSESSHTTIAETTTGTSSSPSESSPMTSANTIMGTSSSPTESRLTTSAESSTGTSTSATESRLTTSAESSTGTSSSPSESSHTTLAESSAGISSYTSERNSAISAEPTTGTSSSLLTLGEYTRSETPTATSLPGLSTAKISTWEESLTAASQSPLTASSSESPIRMTVTQPVVSEFTTNETTVTLVPPHSTGTEFTHTETTMANTRSLPVIETSTSNAIRSSVHTAMETSNSETTSPISSPPPTLTSSSTHSSFLTSVSHTTLSETTSSEMTLATTVSPPASTEFTNRETTLSTTPSVSAPSETSTSETVGTRATHSAVVSTSSGEITTSISLSTLPETFPSETTVTTTSLPPTFSDYTSSETPTATSLPVLSTESISMGSTSSPNSTARASTLSESVPSSRASSLTSTAETHTVSESIPSSSASRPTSEAETHTISDSVPSSSASILTSTAETHTVSESVPSSSASRPTSTAETHTISESVPSSSASSTSSTAESSIISESVSKPSASRLTSIAGASTLSESVSMSSTSSHSSETKGSTISEPVSMPSTSSLTYTVETHTISESVSKPSASSLTSTAAASSVSEPVFTPNGYTPSSATEASTMSKSVSTHSPASLTSTTEASTITQTAVSEFTTNETTVTLVPPHPTATEFTSTETTMASSPSLPMTETSTPNATTPFSVHTTMETNNSETTSPISSPPPTLTSSSTHSSFLTSVSHTSLSETTTNERTLGTTVSAPASTQYTNRETILSTTPSESAPSETSTSETVGTRATHSAVVSTSSMEITTSVSLSTLPETFTTETTVTTTSLPPTFSDYTSSETPTATSLTVLSTESISMGSTSSPTSTARASTLSESIPSSSASSLTSMAETHTVSESVPSSSASRPTSTAETHTISESIPSSSASILTSTAETHTVSESVPSSSASNLTSTAETHTVSESVPSSSASRPTSTAETHTISESVPSSSASRPTSTAETHTISESVPSSSTSILTLTAETHTVSESVPSSSASRPTSTAETHTISESVPSSSASRPTSTAETHTISESVPSSSTSILTSTAETHTVSESVPSSSASRPTSIAETHTVSEPVPSSTASSASSTAESSIISESVSKPSASRLTSTAGASTLSESVSMSSASSHSSVTKGSTISEPVSMPSTSSLTYTAKTHTVSESVSKLSASSLTYTAETHTVSESVSKPSTSSLTSTAAASSVSEHLSTPNGYSPSSATEASAMSESVSTHSPASPTSTAEASTITQPAVSEFTTNETTVTLVPPYPTATEFTISSSESPIRTTVTQPVVSEFTTSETTVTLVPPHPTGTEFTRMETTMANTPSLTMTETSTPNAITSSLHTTMEISNSETTSATSSPLPTLTSSSTHSTFLTSVSHTSLSETTSSEMTLATTVSPPGSSSPAANTTGARTTRTGSTTPAPVQCQNNGTLQGSQCFCLPAFTGQSCDVLRNNITIDDVVAVISISLEVVNAVFNLSLENQSSPDFKAFETRFKNQTEKIYSEIPQYQGMKLISLRNGSIIVDHEIFLAMPYSSYNSTYTEAVSNVRDRLVHRNCTSNDTDKLCFDAGATQVNSVNLNIAAVCQNDSVIPAAYQKYYFPLNVSNTLMCVSNCSSQSPYGPFCEAGEQCYLGAQGPQCHELTTTVAGTPSTPTSAEFTASETALSAAIQSSAETPSSATAPDPNMSASPTERSAHASSSETSTGESLTTASQTTVTSSSSKSPTKTTVTQPAVSEFTTNETTVTLVPPHPTALSTESISMSSASSPTSTAESGTLSESVSTPNISRLTSTVGASTLSKSVSTPSISSPSSVTEGSTISEPVSMPSASSLTSTAETHTFSESVSSSSASSPTTASEARSVSEPVSTPSGYSPSSATEARTMYESVSTHSPASSTSTVEAITITQPAVSEFTTSEKTVTLVPPHPTATELTRGKSDDCFPVSSDSIVQ; this comes from the exons acgggaacctcctcctctcccagcgagaGCAGCTCCACGACCTCGGCCGAGTCCACCACGGGaacttcctcctctcccagcgagaGCAGCACAACGACCTCGGCAGAGTCCACCATGGGCACCACCTCCTCTCCCAGCGAGAGCAGCCCCACGACCTCAGCCGAGTCCACCATGGGCACCACGTCCTTTCCCAGCGAGAGTAGCCCCACGACCTCGGCTGAGTCCACCACGGGAACCTCCTTCTCTCCCAGTGAAAGTAGCTCCATGACCTCGGCCGAGTCCACGACGAAAACCTCCTCCTCGTCCAGTGAGACCAGCCCCATGACCTCGGCCGAGTCCACCACGGGAACCTCCTTCTCTCCCAGCGAGAGCAGCCCCATGACCTTGGCCGAGTCCACCACCGTCCCCTCCTCCTCGCCCAGCAAGAGCAGCTCCACGACCTTGACCGGGTCCACCATAGTTCCCTTCTCGTCGCCCAGTGAGAGCAGCCCCATGACCTCGACCGAGTCCACCACGGGAACCTCCTCCTCGTCCAGTGAGAACAGCCCCACGACCTTGGCCAAGTCCACCATGGGCACCACCTCCTCTCCCAGTGAGAGCAGCCCCATGACCTTGGCCAACCCCACCACGGGAACCTCCTCCTGGCCAAGCGAGATCAGGCCTACGATCTCGGCCGAGTCCaccacaggcccctcctcctctcccagcaagAGCAGCTCCACGACCTTGACCGGGTCCACCACATTTCCCTTCTCGTCGCCCAGTGAGAGCAGTCCCATGACCTCAGCCGAGTCTAGCACTGGCATCTCCTCCTCTACCCACGAGAGCAGCCCCATGACCTCAGCCAAGTCCACCACGggaacctcctcctctcccagcaagAGCAGCTCCACGACCTTGACCGAGTCCACCACAGGCCCCTTCTCGTCGCCCAGTGAAAGCAGCCCCATGACATCGGCCGAGTCCACCACGGGAACCTCCTCCTCGTCCAGTGAGAGCAGCACAACGACCTCGGTCGAGTCCACCACGGGAACCTCCTCCTGGTCCAGTGAGAGCAGCCTCATGACCTTGGCCGAGTCCACCACGGGAACCTCCTTCTCGTCCAGCGAGAGCAGCCTCATGACCTTGGCCGAGTCCACCACGGGAACCTCCTCCTCGTCCAGTGAGAGCAGCCCCATGACCTCAGCCAAGTCCACCACGggaacctcctcctctcccagcgagaGCAGCACCACGACCTCGGCCGAGTTAACCACAGGCACCACCTCCTCGCCCAGTGAGAGCAGGCCCATGACATCGGCCAAGTCCACCAcgggcccctcctcctctgccagcGAGAACAGCCCCACGACCTCGGCCGAGTCCACCACGGGAACTTCCTCCTCGCCCAGCGAGAGCAGCACAACGACCTCGGCAGAGTCCACCATGGGCACCACCTCCTCTCCCAGCGAGAGCAGCCCCACGACCTCAGCCGAGTCCACCATGGGCACCACGTCCTTTCCCAGCGAGAGCAGCCCCACGACCTCGGCTGAGTCCACCACGGGAACCTCCTTCTCTCCCAGTGAAAGTAGCCCCATGACCTCTGCCGAGTCCACGACGAAAACCTCCTCCTTGTCCAGTGAGAGCAGCCCCATGACCTCGGCCGAGTCCACCACGGGAACCTCCTTCTCTCCCAGCGGGAGCAGCCCCATGACCTTGGCCAAGCCCACCACGGGAACCTCCTCCTGGCCAAGTGAGATCAGGCCCACGATCTCGACCGAGTCCaccacaggcccctcctcctctcccagcatgAGCAGCTCCACGACCTTGACCGGGTCCACCACAGTTCCCTTCTCGTTGCCCAGTGAGAGCAGTCCCATGACCTCAGCCGAGTCTAGCACTGGCATCTCCTCCTCTACCCACGAGAGCAGCCCCATGACCTCAGCCAAGCCCACCACGggaacctcctcctctcccagcgagaGCAGCCCCACGATTTTGGCTGAGTCCACCACGGGAACTTCCTCCTCTCCCAGGGAGAGCAGCCCCATGACCTCGGCCGTGTCCACCACGGGAACCTGCTCCTCGTCCAGTGGGAGCAGCCCCACGACCTTGGCCAAGTCCACCAtgggcccctcctcctctcccagcgagaGCAGAACCACGACCTCGGCAGAGTCCACCACGGGAACCTCCTCCTCTCCGAGCCGGAGCAGCCCCACGATCTTGGCTGAGTCCACCACGGGaacttcctcctctcccagcgagaGCAGCCCCACGACTTCAGCCGAGTCCACGATGGGCACCACCTCTTCACTAAGAGAGAGCAGCCCCACAATTTCAGTAAAAACCACCATggtcacctcctcctctctcaatgAGAACATCTCGACGCCCTCAGCTGAGTCCACCACTGGCTTCTCTTCCACTCACAGCGAGAGCAGCCACACAACCATAGCTGAGACCACAACcggcacctcctcctctcccagcgagaGTAGCCACACGACCTCGGCCGGGTCCACCACgggcccctccttctctcccagcGAGAGCATATCCATGACGTCATTCGCACCCACTTCTGGCACCTCTTCCTCTGACAGTGAAAGCATCCGCACGACCTCGGCCGAGTCCACCACGGGCGCCTCCTCTCCCAGCGAGAGCAGCCCCACGACCTCAGCCGCGCCCACTACGGGAACCTCCTCCTCGCTCAGCGAGAGCAACACCACGAGCTCGACCGAGTCCACCatgggcctctcctcctcccccagtgagAACAGCACCACAACCTCAGCCGAGTCCACCACaggaacctcctcctcgcccagcAAGAGCAGAACCACGACCTCGGCCGAGTCCACCACGGGAACCTCCTCATCTCCCAGCGAGTGCAGCCCCACGACCTCGACCGAATCCACCAcgggcccctcctcctctcccagcgagaGGAGCCCCAAGACCTCAGCCGAGTCCACCACgggcccctcctcttctcccagcGACAGCAGCCCCACGACCTCGACTGAGTCCACCACGGGAACGtcctcctctcccagcgagaGCAGCACCACGACCTTGGCCAAGCCCACCACGGGAACCTCCTCCTGGCCAAGTGAGATCAGGCCCACGATCTCGACCGAGTCCaccacaggcccctcctcctctcccagcaagAGCAGCTCCACGACCTTGACCGGGTCCACCACGGGCCCCTTCTCGTCGCCCAGTGAGAGCAGTCCCATGACCTCAGCCGAGTCTAGCACTGGCATCTCCTCCTCTACCCACGAGAGCAGCCCCATGACCTCAGCCAAGCCCACCACGggaacctcctcctctcccagggaGAGCATCTCCATGACCTCATCTGAGTCTACCACTGGCATCTCCTCCTCTACCCACGAGAGCAGACCCATGACCTCAGCCAAACCCACCACAGGCACCTCCTTGTCGCCCCAGGAAAGCAGCCGCACGACCTCGGCCGAGTCTACATCTGGCACCTTCTCCTCTCCTAGCAAGACCAGAGCCACAACCTCTGCTGAACCCACCATAGCTACCTCCTCCTCTCACAGTCAGAGCATCCCTACAACCTCAGCCGAGTCCTCCACTGGCACCTCCGCCTCTCCCAGCCAGAGCAGACTCATGAGTTCGACCGAGACCACCACAGGCACCTCATCCTCTCCCAGTGAGAGCAGCCACACAACCATGGCAGAGACCACAACGGGAACCTCCACCTCCCACAGCGAGAGCATCTCCATGACCTCAGCCAAACCCACCAGGGGTACCTCCTCCTTGCCCAAGGACAGTAGCCACACCACTTCGTCTGAGTCCAGTACTGGCACCTTCTACTCTCACAGCGAGAGTAGCCACACAACCATAGCTGAGACCACAACCGGCACCTCCTCTTCTCCCAGTGAGAGTAGCCCGATGACCTCGGCCAACACCATCATGGGCACATCTTCCTCTCCCACCGAGAGCAGACTCACCACCTCTGCCGAGTCCTCCACGGGCACCTCAACCTCTGCCACCGAGAGCAGACTCACCACCTCGGCCGAGTCCTCCACGGGCACATCATCCTCTCCCAGCGAGAGCAGCCACACGACCTTGGCTGAGTCCAGCGCTGGCATCTCCTCCTATACTAGTGAGAGAAACTCCGCGATCTCGGCTGAGCCCACCAcaggcacctcctcctctctcctcactTTAGGTGAATATACAAGGAGTGAGACTCCCACGGCAACCTCTCTTCCAGGCCTGAGCACAGCCAAAATTTCCACATGGGAGGAAAGTCTGACGGCTGCTTCCCAGTCTCCTCTGACAGCATCGTCCAGTGAAAGTCCCATAAGGATGACTGTCACACAGCCAGTGGTCTCTGAATTCACCACCAACGAGACAACCGTGACATTGGTTCCCCCCCATTCAACTGGGACTGAATTCACACATACGGAGACTACCATGGCAAACACTCGTTCTCTTCCAGTGATAGAGACATCCACATCCAATGCGATAAGGTCTTCCGTTCACACCGCAATGGAAACAAGCAACAGTGAGACAACCTCACCCATATCCTCTCCACCACCAACTCTGACCAGCTCTTCCACCCACAGCTCCTTCTTGACTTCTGTCTCTCACACAACCCTTTCCGAAACCACGTCCAGTGAAATGACTCTGGCAACAACAGTTTCTCCTCCAGCTTCAACAGAATTTACCAACCGTGAAACAACATTGTCAACAACACCCTCTGTGTCCGCTCCATCTGAAACATCCACTAGCGAGACAGTGGGCACAAGAGCTACTCACTCTGCAGTTGTATCAACGTCTTCCGGGGAGATAACAACAAGTATCTCTCTCTCAACACTACCTGAAACTTTCCCCAGTGAGACAACCGTGACAACGACTTCTCTTCCCCCTACTTTTAGTGACTATACAAGCAGTGAGACTCCCACGGCAACCTCTCTTCCAGTCCTGAGCACTGAATCCATATCCATGGGCAGCACTTCCAGCCCAAACTCCActgccagagccagcaccctctcCGAGTCAGTTCCCTCATCCAGGGCTTCGAGCCTGACCTCCACGGCCGAGACCCACACTGTATCCGAGTCTATTCCCTCATCCAGTGCTTCAAGGCCGACCTCCGAGGCCGAGACCCACACCATTTCCGACTCTGTTCCCTCGTCCAGCGCTTCGATCCTGACCTCCACGGCCGAGACCCACACTGTATCCGAGTCTGTTCCCTCATCCAGTGCTTCAAGGCCGACTTCCACTGCCGAGACCCACACCATTTCCGAGTCTGTTCCCTCGTCCAGCGCTTCAAGCACATCCTCCACGGCTGAGTCCAGCATTATCTCTGAGTCCGTCTCCAAGCCCAGTGCTTCCAGGCTGACCTCCATTGCTGGGGCCAGCACCCTCTCCGAGTCTGTCTCCATGTCCAGCACTTCCAGCCATAGCTCTGAGACCAAGGGCAGCACCATCTCTGAGCCTGTCTCCATGCCCAGCACTTCGAGCCTGACCTACACGGTAGAAACCCACACCATCTCCGAGTCTGTCTCCAAGCCCAGTGCTTCGAGCCTGACCTCCACAGCCGCAGCCAGCAGTGTCTCTGAGCCCGTCTTCACACCCAATGGTTACACCCCGAGCTCTGCGACTGAAGCCAGCACCATGTCTAAGTCCGTTTCCACGCACAGCCCTGCCAGCCTGACCTCCACCACCGAGGCCAGCACCATCACACAGACAGCGGTCTCTGAATTCACCACCAACGAGACAACCGTGACATTGGTTCCTCCCCACCCAACTGCTACTGAATTCACAAGTACGGAGACCACCATGGCAAGCTCTCCTTCTCTTCCAATGACAGAGACATCCACACCCAATGCCACAACACCCTTTTCAGTGCACACCACAATGGAAACAAACAACAGTGAGACAACCTCACCCATATCCTCTCCACCACCAACTCTGACCAGCTCTTCCACCCACAGCTCCTTCTTGACTTCTGTTTCTCACACCTCCCTTTCTGAAACCACCACCAATGAAAGGACTCTGGGAACAACAGTTTCTGCTCCAGCTTCAACACAATATACCAACCGTGAAACTATATTGTCAACAACACCCTCTGAGTCCGCTCCATCTGAAACATCCACTAGCGAGACAGTGGGCACAAGAGCTACTCACTCTGCTGTTGTATCAACATCTTCCATGGAGATAACgacaagtgtctctctctcaacaCTACCTGAAACTTTCACCACTGAGACAACCGTAACAACAACTTCTCTTCCCCCTACTTTTAGTGACTATACAAGCAGTGAGACTCCCACGGCAACCTCTCTTACGGTCCTGAGCACTGAATCCATATCCATGGGCAGCACTTCCAGCCCAACTTCCActgccagagccagcaccctctcCGAGTCTATTCCCTCATCCAGTGCTTCGAGCCTGACCTCCATGGCCGAGACCCACACTGTATCCGAGTCTGTTCCCTCATCCAGCGCTTCAAGGCCGACTTCCACCGCCGAGACCCACACCATTTCTGAGTCTATTCCCTCATCCAGCGCTTCGATCCTGACCTCCACGGCCGAGACCCACACTGTATCCGAGTCTGTTCCCTCATCCAGTGCTTCGAACCTGACCTCCACAGCCGAGACCCACACTGTATCCGAGTCTGTTCCCTCATCCAGTGCTTCAAGGCCAACCTCCACCGCCGAGACCCACACCATTTCCGAGTCTGTTCCCTCATCCAGTGCTTCAAGGCCAACCTCCACCGCCGAGACCCACACCATTTCCGAGTCTGTTCCCTCGTCCAGCACTTCGATCCTGACCCTCACAGCCGAGACCCACACTGTATCCGAGTCTGTTCCCTCATCCAGTGCTTCAAGGCCAACCTCCACCGCCGAGACCCACACCATTTCCGAGTCTGTTCCCTCATCCAGTGCTTCAAGGCCAACCTCCACCGCCGAGACCCACACCATTTCCGAGTCTGTTCCCTCGTCCAGCACTTCGATCCTGACCTCCACAGCCGAGACCCACACTGTATCAGAGTCTGTTCCCTCGTCCAGTGCTTCAAGGCCAACCTCCATCGCCGAGACCCACACCGTCTCCGAGCCTGTTCCCTCGTCCACTGCTTCAAGCGCATCCTCCACGGCTGAGTCCAGCATTATCTCTGAGTCTGTCTCCAAGCCCAGTGCTTCCAGGCTGACCTCCACTGCTGGGGCCAGCACCCTCTCCGAGTCTGTCTCCATGTCCAGCGCTTCCAGCCATAGCTCTGTGACCAAGGGCAGCACCATCTCTGAGCCTGTCTCCATGCCCAGCACTTCGAGCCTGACCTACACGGCCAAAACCCACACCGTCTCCGAGTCTGTCTCCAAGCTCAGTGCTTCGAGCCTGACCTACACGGCCGAAACCCACACTGTATCCGAGTCTGTCTCCAAGCCCAGCACTTCGAGCCTGACCTCCACAGCCGCGGCCAGCAGTGTCTCTGAGCACCTCTCCACACCCAATGGTTACAGCCCGAGCTCTGCGACTGAGGCCAGTGCCATGTCTGAGTCCGtctccacacacagccctgccagccCAACCTCCACCGCTGAGGCCAGCACCATCACACAGCCAGCGGTCTCTGAATTCACCACCAATGAGACAACCGTGACATTGGTTCCTCCTTATCCAACTGCTACTGAATTCACAA TATCGTCCAGTGAAAGTCCCATAAGGACGACTGTCACGCAGCCTGTGGTCTCTGAATTCACCACCAGTGAGACAACCGTGACATTGGTTCCTCCCCATCCAACTGGGACTGAATTCACACGTATGGAGACTACTATGGCAAACACTCCTTCTCTTACAATGACAGAGACATCCACACCCAATGCCATAACATCTTCATTGCACACCACAATGGAAATAAGTAACAGTGAGACAACCTCAGCCACATCCTCTCCATTGCCAACGCTGACCAGCTCCTCCACCCACAGCACCTTCCTGACTTCTGTCTCTCACACATCCCTGTCTGAAACCACGTCCAGTGAAATGACTTTGGCAACAACGGTTTCTCCTCCAGGTAGCAGCAGTCCTGCTGCAAACACCACTGGTGCAAGAACCACGAGGA CCGGCTCCACCACGCCAGCCCCCGTGCAGTGCCAGAACAACGGGacgctgcaggggtcccagtgCTTCTGTCTCCCAGCATTTACGGGCCAGAGCTGTGACGTGCTAAGAAACAACATCACCATAG ATGATGTTGTGGCAGTGATCAGCATCAGCTTGGAGGTGGTGAATGCAGTCTTCAACCTGAGCCTGGAGAACCAGAGCTCCCCTGACTTCAAAGCTTTCGAGACCCGTTTTAAGAATCAG ACTGAGAAGATCTACAGTGAGATCCCCCAGTACCAGGGGATGAAGTTAATTTCACTGAG AAACGGCAGCATCATCGTGGATCACGAGATCTTTTTGGCCATGCCATATTCCAGCTACAACAGCACGTACACGGAAGCTGTCAGCAACGTCAGAGACCGCCTGGTCCACCGCAACTGCACCTCCAATGACACAG ACAAATTGTGCTTTGACGCTGGAGCCACCCAGGTCAACTCGGTCAATCTGAACATAGCAG CGGTCTGCCAGAACGACTCCGTCATCCCTGCGGCGTACCAGAAATATTACTTCCCGCTCAACGTGAGCAACACGCTGATGTGCGTCTCcaactgcagcagccagagcccctacGGCCCCTTCTGCGAGGCAGGGGAGCAGTGCTACCTCGGGGCTCAGGGACCCCAGTGCCA TGAGCTGACCACGACAGTAGCAGGGACTCCGTCAACGCCAACGTCAGCTGAGTTCACAGCAAGTGAGACAGCGCTCAGCGCCGCGATTCAGTCCAGCGCAGAAACACCGAGCTCAGCCACCGCTCCGGACCCAAACATGTCTGCGTCCCCCACAGAGAGAAGCGCACATGCCAGTTCTTCAGAGACATCCACAGGAGAAAGTCTGACGACTGCTTCCCAGACAACTGTGACCTCATCGTCCAGTAAAAGTCCCACAAAGACAACAGTCACACAGCCAGCTGTCTCTGAATTCACCACCAATGAGACAACCGTGACATTGGTTCCTCCTCATCCAACCG CCTTGAGCACTgaatccatatccatgagcagcGCTTCAAGCCCAACCTCCACGGCTGAGAGCGGCACCCTCTCCGAGTCTGTCTCTACACCCAATATTTCTAGGCTGACCTCCACTGTTGGGGCCAGCACCCTCTCAAAGTCTGTCTCCACGCCCAGTATTTCCAGCCCAAGCTCTGTGACCGAGGGCAGCACCATCTCTGAGCCTGTCTCCATGCCCAGCGCTTCAAGCCTGACCTCCACGGCCGAGACCCACACCTTCTCCGAGTCTGTTTCCTCGTCCAGTGCTTCAAGCCCGACAACTGCATCCGAGGCCAGAAGTGTCTCTGAGCCCGTCTCCACACCCAGCGGTTACAGCCCGAGCTCTGCGACCGAGGCCAGAACGATGTACGAGTCCGTTTCCACGCACAGCCCTGCCAGCTCGACCTCCACCGTCGAGGCCATCACCATCACACAGCCAGCGGTCTCTGAATTCACCACCAGTGAGAAAACCGTGACATTGGTTCCTCCTCATCCAACTGCTACTGAACTCACAA GAGGAAAGTCTGACGACTGCTTCCCAGTCTCCTCTGACAGCATCGTCCAGTGA
- the LOC127039764 gene encoding uncharacterized protein LOC127039764, producing the protein MATSLPALSTESISMSSTSSPTTTAENSTLSESVSTPNISRLTSTAGASTVSKSVSTPSASSPSSVTEGSTISEPVSMPSASSLTSTAETHTISESVPSSSASSLTSTAETHTVSESVPSSSASSPTTAAEASSVSEPVSKPRGYSSSSATEARTMYKSVSTHSLASSTSTVEAITITQPAVSEFTTSEKTVTLVPPHPTATELTNNRDIGSSPPNWDGIHTYGDYHGKLSFSSNDRDIHTQCHNIFSAHYNGNKQHPEHSRNFHKGGKSDDYFPVSSDSIVQ; encoded by the exons ATGGCAACGTCCCTTCCGGCCCTGAGCACTgaatccatatccatgagcagcACTTCAAGCCCAACCACCACAGCTGAGAACAGCACCCTCTCCGAGTCTGTCTCTACACCCAATATTTCTAGGCTGACCTCCACTGCTGGGGCAAGCACCGTCTCCAAGTCTGTCTCCACGCCCAGCGCTTCCAGCCCAAGCTCTGTGACCGAGGGCAGCACCATCTCTGAGCCTGTCTCCATGCCCAGCGCTTCAAGCCTGACCTCCACGGCTGAGACCCACACCATCTCTGAGTCTGTTCCCTCGTCCAGTGCTTCAAGCCTGACCTCCACGGCCGAGACCCACACCGTCTCCGAGTCTGTTCCCTCGTCGAGTGCTTCAAGCCCGACAACCGCAGCCGAGGCCAGCAGTGTCTCTGAGCCCGTCTCCAAACCCAGAGGTTACAGCTCGAGCTCTGCGACCGAGGCCAGAACGATGTACAAGTCCGTTTCCACGCACAGCCTTGCCAGCTCGACCTCCACCGTCGAGGCCATCACCATCACACAGCCAGCAGTCTCTGAATTCACCACCAGTGAGAAAACCGTGACATTGGTTCCTCCTCATCCAACTGCTACTGAACTCACAA ACAACCGTGACATTGGTTCCTCCCCACCCAACTGGGATGGAATTCACACGTACGGAGACTACCATGGCAAACTCTCCTTCTCTTCCAATGACAGAGACATCCACACCCAATGCCATAACATCTTCAGTGCACACTACAATGGAAACAAGCAACA TCCTGAGCACAGCCGAAATTTCCACAAGGGAGGAAAGTCTGACGACTACTTCCCAGTCTCCTCTGACAGCATCGTCCAGTGA
- the LOC127039765 gene encoding uncharacterized protein LOC127039765: protein METSNSERNSASSSPLPMQTSSSTHSSFLTSVSHTTLSEPTTNETTLATTVSVPASTELTNSKLSLSTTPSMLTGSEISTSETAATRATHSAVVSTSSREITTSVSLSTLPESFTTETTVRTTSFPPTFSEYTSSETPTATSLPGLSTVETSTKEESLTTASHSPLTASSSESPIRTTVTQPVVSEFTTNETTVTLVPPHSTGMEFTPPS, encoded by the exons ATGGAAACAAGCAACAGTGAGAGAAACTCAGCCTCATCCTCTCCATTGCCAATGCAGACCAGCTCCtccacccacagctccttcctgacTTCTGTCTCTCACACAACCCTTTCCGAACCCACCACCAATGAAACGACTCTGGCAACAACAGTTTCTGTTCCAGCTTCAACAGAACTCACCAACAGTAAGTTGTCTTTGTCAACAACACCCTCCATGCTCACTGGGTCTGAAATATCCACTAGCGAGACAGCGGCGACAAGAGCTACTCACTCTGCAGTTGTATCAACATCTTCCAGGGAGATAACgacaagtgtctctctctcaacaCTACCTGAATCTTTCACCACTGAGACAACCGTAAGAACAACTTCTTTTCCTCCTACTTTTAGTGAATATACAAGCAGTGAGACTCCTACGGCAACCTCTCTTCCAGGCCTGAGCACAGTCGAAACTTCCACAAAGGAGGAAAGTCTGACGACTGCTTCCCACTCTCCTCTGACAGCATCTTCCAGTGAAAGTCCCATAAGGACAACGGTCACACAGCCAGTGGTCTCTGAATTCACCACCAACGAGACTACCGTGACATTGGTTCCTCCCCACTCAACTGGGATGGAATTCACAC ctccttcctga